In Saprospiraceae bacterium, one DNA window encodes the following:
- a CDS encoding GntR family transcriptional regulator has product MTLTIDHSSPLPRHIQVEHLLRQLIELPQYAEGEYLPGELDLATKLGISRNTIRQATNKLEQEGLIIRQKGKGTRVASKMVSTKLDNWHSFTQEMNDKGVLFINYLIRCELTEADQKVASFFSIPPKSLVFKLCRLRGDKNGPFVYFESYFHPRLGLNREDDFSKPLYELLEKKYNTPVVTSKEMIFARKSNLKIGNLLKIKKQDIVMIRERYVFDPRERPVEYNIGYYDAEKFTYTIEIKR; this is encoded by the coding sequence ATGACCCTTACCATTGATCATAGCAGTCCACTACCGAGACATATTCAGGTAGAACATTTGCTCAGACAATTGATCGAGTTGCCACAATATGCTGAAGGAGAATATCTGCCTGGAGAATTGGATCTAGCTACAAAGCTTGGAATCAGTAGAAACACTATACGACAAGCTACAAATAAACTCGAACAGGAAGGCCTCATCATACGTCAAAAGGGAAAGGGAACACGTGTCGCTAGCAAAATGGTATCGACAAAACTTGATAACTGGCATTCCTTCACTCAGGAAATGAATGACAAAGGAGTTTTATTCATCAACTATCTGATCAGATGCGAATTAACAGAAGCGGATCAGAAAGTAGCCTCATTTTTTAGTATCCCGCCAAAATCTCTTGTCTTCAAGTTGTGCAGACTGCGAGGTGACAAAAATGGTCCATTTGTTTATTTTGAAAGTTACTTTCATCCTCGTTTAGGATTGAACAGGGAAGATGACTTTTCAAAACCATTATATGAGTTGCTTGAAAAAAAATATAATACTCCGGTCGTCACTTCGAAAGAAATGATTTTCGCCCGTAAGTCAAACCTAAAAATCGGCAATTTGCTAAAAATTAAAAAGCAAGATATTGTGATGATAAGAGAAAGATATGTGTTTGATCCGCGTGAAAGACCTGTAGAGTACAATATCGGGTATTATGATGCTGAAAAATTTACTTATACCATAGAAATCAAACGATAA
- a CDS encoding ROK family protein: MTTQNIAIGADIGGSHITCRLIDPEHKTIIGDNIVRRHVDSQASKGEILSAWCQAINEIKADLSWDEIKGIGFAMPGPFDYPNGIGQFEGVPKFHSLNGVNVRNELISRLGLPDGLSVRFMNDAACFAIGESFFGQVSAHNRFLAITLGTGFGTTFIKEHRPVAGEDGLTDDGFLWYVKLGDGMADDHFSTRWFVNTYKKLTGIDVPGVKELSDKYASDPIIQQMFSEFGNKLGSFLAPWLKAFGAEAVVIGGNISGAYAFFKDDLDTSLLDGGANVRIYISELQENAALCGSAVLSDNDFYHLLIK, translated from the coding sequence ATGACAACACAAAACATTGCCATAGGAGCAGATATAGGTGGTAGCCATATTACATGCCGGCTTATTGATCCTGAGCACAAAACTATAATTGGTGATAATATTGTACGCCGACACGTAGATAGTCAAGCATCTAAAGGCGAAATACTTTCAGCATGGTGTCAGGCGATAAATGAAATAAAAGCGGACTTGAGTTGGGATGAGATAAAAGGAATAGGATTTGCCATGCCGGGACCGTTTGACTACCCTAATGGTATTGGTCAGTTTGAAGGTGTACCAAAGTTTCATAGCCTTAATGGTGTGAATGTCAGAAACGAACTAATAAGCAGATTGGGTTTACCTGATGGTTTGTCTGTTCGTTTCATGAATGATGCAGCTTGTTTTGCTATAGGAGAGTCATTTTTTGGACAGGTCTCTGCCCACAACAGGTTTCTTGCTATCACTTTAGGTACCGGATTTGGCACTACTTTTATAAAAGAACATCGACCTGTTGCAGGAGAAGATGGATTGACTGACGATGGATTTCTGTGGTATGTCAAGTTGGGCGACGGTATGGCTGATGATCATTTTTCGACAAGGTGGTTTGTCAATACTTACAAAAAACTTACCGGTATTGATGTACCGGGAGTAAAGGAATTATCTGACAAGTATGCATCTGATCCAATCATCCAACAGATGTTTTCTGAATTCGGAAATAAGCTTGGTAGCTTTCTTGCCCCATGGCTCAAAGCATTTGGAGCAGAAGCAGTAGTCATAGGAGGAAACATCTCAGGGGCATATGCTTTTTTTAAAGACGATCTGGATACCAGTCTACTGGATGGTGGTGCGAACGTCAGGATTTATATATCTGAATTGCAGGAAAATGCTGCCCTTTGCGGAAGCGCCGTATTGAGTGACAACGATTTTTATCATCTTTTAATAAAATAA
- a CDS encoding MFS transporter, translating into MSISSSAAINKSIAVPVLLSFFVMSFCDLIGLGVDNAKADFNLSNTLANMIPLAVFIWFLILSVPVGIAQDRIGKKNMVNIGMIITAVGLLIPFLMYSYVNLLIGFVLLGIGNTILQVSANPLLIDIVPEKGKASFLSYSQFIKAIGSMIAPYVASWFASQYGDWKMAFLTFGIVSLITAIWLHFTTINESKNTEERASIGSVVKLLAQPYVVVMVLSIFFVVGLDVGINAVSGQFLISKFNMDLEPASQGRSLYFFGKMLGTFIGGMILSKVDSKRFLLYSTVATTICVLLFIWSPSTTWALAMMFVIGFVASVIFPLVFALLADKYSIKINEISGLIIMAVCGGAFIPPIAAKIADMSSVSVSLYVFVACGIYMILASLYALKEQRK; encoded by the coding sequence ATGAGTATTTCATCTTCAGCTGCAATCAATAAAAGCATCGCAGTACCGGTTCTCTTGTCTTTTTTTGTAATGAGTTTTTGCGATTTGATAGGTCTGGGCGTGGACAATGCCAAAGCTGACTTTAATCTTAGCAACACACTCGCAAATATGATTCCTCTTGCGGTTTTTATTTGGTTTCTGATACTATCTGTGCCCGTAGGAATAGCTCAGGATCGGATCGGTAAAAAGAATATGGTCAACATCGGAATGATTATCACTGCAGTAGGATTACTTATTCCTTTTTTGATGTACTCATACGTCAACCTGCTGATAGGTTTTGTTTTGCTTGGTATAGGCAATACGATACTTCAGGTCAGCGCCAATCCTTTACTGATAGACATTGTACCTGAAAAAGGTAAAGCCAGCTTTCTGAGCTATTCACAGTTTATCAAAGCCATAGGATCCATGATTGCTCCTTATGTAGCTTCATGGTTTGCTTCACAATATGGTGACTGGAAAATGGCTTTTCTGACATTTGGTATCGTATCACTGATCACAGCGATATGGTTGCATTTTACCACAATCAACGAAAGCAAAAATACAGAGGAAAGAGCATCTATAGGTTCAGTGGTCAAACTTCTGGCCCAGCCATATGTCGTCGTGATGGTACTCAGTATCTTTTTTGTGGTGGGGCTCGATGTGGGTATCAACGCTGTTTCAGGTCAATTTCTGATTTCAAAGTTTAATATGGATCTGGAGCCGGCATCTCAGGGAAGAAGTTTGTACTTTTTTGGAAAAATGCTGGGTACGTTTATCGGCGGCATGATTCTGTCAAAAGTGGACTCTAAAAGATTTCTGCTTTATTCTACTGTAGCGACTACTATTTGCGTTTTACTCTTTATTTGGTCTCCATCTACTACATGGGCACTTGCAATGATGTTTGTGATTGGATTTGTTGCTTCAGTTATTTTTCCTTTAGTGTTTGCTCTGCTTGCTGATAAATATTCGATCAAAATCAATGAAATATCTGGCCTGATCATCATGGCAGTATGTGGTGGAGCCTTTATACCTCCGATAGCCGCCAAAATAGCAGATATGAGCAGTGTATCAGTGTCCCTTTATGTATTTGTTGCTTGTGGTATTTATATGATTTTAGCATCTTTATACGCTTTAAAAGAACAAAGAAAGTAA
- a CDS encoding glycosyl hydrolase family 38, with translation MKPIYIIIFTFLFYTIHGQLPADVKNTILVNGFVKKTDGLDFSYNSSIPVAKECMLIRAYDGKSTMEWETAPAPSSVGKDVTFVWLAGIGSSPGIGYFDVVIDGVKSFTFATDGSNDWHQKAANGMSLHFKSDMTDSHGDRFGFMYLKVPSQLLVQGKPLKIRITGQNNNKSSWYMTFKFQLEDGIKVTTQPGIIKSGNKQYQLAIANVLHFGADTKAKIFIESKLMSEPDVKFGYNYLKLQLPVSDKTKNVPYRLEIVGKKYTGQLNISPVRKWNVHFVQHSHTDIGYTRSQTEILAEHLRFIDYALDYCDNTDQYHEAAKFRWTCEASWAVDEYLRSRPASQVKRLKKRISEGRIEVTGMYFNFDELPDEQILAASLQPLKRIKDHGINVKTAMQNDVNGIGWSLCDYYSDMGVKYLNMGTHGHRALICFDKPTLFWWESPSGKRMLTFRAEHYMTGNTVFKIHAQNFNVFETELLNYLRELEAKGYAYDKIAIQHSGYLTDNSAPSTLASDMIRQWNEKYEWPKLKTAISTTFFEEMESAGHQFEVIKGAWPDWWTDGFGASAREVATTRTAQSDFIANTAGMTMAAIQGAKLPSGIGNRIDDTNSALLFYTEHTVGYHASVNDPYHKYSMEQKSLKESYAWEAGRRAKMLGEETMGLLQSFVQREKDPSIIVYNTLNWERSGLIRVYIDHQILPRYTSFYITDQAGNPLKAQPVEHHSDGTYWAIWADRIPAFGYKKFVITTDKNKPLATTKGDEFKDGVIENKFYKIKIDFAEGGISSLIDKDLNAELVDIKSTYKLGEFIYERLSNRSQMESRVLNNFTRKGLDSVWYDGYETGAIWNTIRCKGNTVAANEKGTYVFEIRIFNDVKRIDLFYAIDKKLETAPEGIYIAFPFAMDGGQLAFDVQGGEVRAGIDQIPGSSNDWNTVQNYARLYDKNGQVLLSSSEMPLMQFGAINTGRYKAGAKPERTHIFGWPMNNYWVTNFNAYQFGGHEWMYTISGVKNPSATEAVRFGWGKRTPFLSRVLPGGGTGGSDWSGSFLKGWADNLLLVSAIPGADGKSAILHLRETESKNAVLRLYNGKSEKPINLIQTDVTGEPVKNGNNVFNPLESKFFRVMIKE, from the coding sequence ATGAAACCAATTTATATTATCATCTTCACTTTTTTATTCTACACGATCCATGGTCAGTTGCCTGCTGATGTAAAAAATACCATTTTGGTCAATGGTTTTGTAAAAAAGACTGATGGACTTGATTTTTCATACAATTCTTCGATTCCTGTGGCTAAAGAGTGTATGCTCATACGCGCTTATGATGGAAAATCAACTATGGAATGGGAGACAGCACCGGCACCGTCAAGTGTTGGAAAAGATGTCACTTTTGTATGGCTTGCAGGTATAGGGTCTTCGCCAGGTATTGGCTATTTTGATGTGGTCATCGATGGTGTCAAAAGTTTTACTTTTGCTACAGACGGCAGCAATGACTGGCACCAAAAAGCCGCCAATGGTATGTCTCTTCATTTTAAAAGTGATATGACAGACTCGCATGGAGACAGATTCGGATTTATGTATCTGAAAGTGCCATCTCAATTATTGGTCCAAGGCAAGCCTTTGAAAATTAGAATTACGGGTCAAAACAACAATAAATCATCCTGGTATATGACCTTTAAATTTCAATTGGAGGACGGTATCAAGGTGACAACACAGCCAGGTATCATCAAATCCGGTAATAAACAATACCAGTTAGCCATTGCCAATGTGCTGCACTTCGGAGCTGATACAAAAGCAAAAATTTTTATCGAAAGCAAACTTATGTCTGAACCGGATGTAAAGTTTGGATACAATTATCTCAAGCTTCAATTACCGGTATCAGACAAAACAAAAAATGTCCCTTACAGACTCGAAATAGTAGGTAAAAAATATACAGGTCAACTCAACATCAGCCCCGTAAGAAAATGGAATGTACATTTTGTACAGCATTCGCATACGGATATCGGATATACGCGATCACAAACTGAAATTCTTGCGGAGCATCTTCGCTTTATAGATTATGCATTGGATTATTGCGACAATACTGATCAATATCATGAAGCGGCAAAATTCAGATGGACATGCGAAGCATCATGGGCCGTGGATGAATACCTGAGGAGCAGACCGGCATCTCAGGTGAAAAGACTCAAAAAGAGAATATCTGAAGGAAGAATAGAAGTTACAGGAATGTACTTCAATTTTGACGAATTGCCAGATGAGCAGATATTGGCGGCATCCCTTCAACCCTTAAAAAGGATCAAAGATCACGGCATCAATGTAAAAACAGCCATGCAAAATGATGTCAATGGTATCGGATGGAGCCTTTGTGATTACTATAGTGATATGGGTGTCAAATACCTCAATATGGGAACCCATGGACACAGGGCATTGATCTGTTTTGACAAGCCTACATTATTCTGGTGGGAGTCACCATCCGGAAAAAGAATGCTGACGTTCCGCGCAGAACACTACATGACCGGAAATACAGTTTTTAAAATTCATGCTCAGAATTTTAATGTATTTGAAACCGAATTGCTCAACTATCTCAGAGAACTTGAAGCTAAAGGTTATGCTTATGATAAAATAGCCATACAACATTCGGGTTACCTCACCGACAATTCCGCACCTTCAACACTTGCAAGTGATATGATCCGTCAGTGGAATGAAAAATACGAGTGGCCAAAACTAAAAACTGCTATCTCCACCACTTTTTTTGAAGAGATGGAATCAGCCGGTCATCAGTTTGAAGTGATCAAAGGTGCATGGCCCGACTGGTGGACAGATGGTTTCGGAGCATCAGCCCGGGAAGTTGCCACTACCAGAACTGCCCAAAGTGATTTTATAGCCAATACTGCCGGTATGACTATGGCAGCTATACAGGGAGCAAAACTGCCGTCAGGTATAGGAAATCGTATCGATGACACCAACTCCGCACTGCTGTTTTATACAGAGCATACAGTAGGGTATCATGCCAGTGTCAATGATCCTTACCACAAATACAGCATGGAACAAAAGTCACTTAAGGAGTCATACGCGTGGGAGGCCGGAAGACGAGCTAAAATGCTGGGTGAAGAGACGATGGGACTGCTTCAGAGCTTTGTGCAGCGCGAAAAAGATCCGTCAATCATCGTTTATAATACTTTGAACTGGGAGCGCAGCGGTTTGATCAGAGTGTATATAGATCATCAGATCCTGCCAAGATACACTTCCTTTTATATCACCGATCAGGCTGGAAATCCACTTAAGGCTCAACCTGTAGAACACCATTCTGATGGTACATATTGGGCTATATGGGCAGATAGAATTCCTGCATTCGGCTATAAAAAATTTGTCATAACAACCGATAAAAATAAACCATTAGCTACGACTAAAGGTGATGAATTTAAAGATGGTGTTATTGAAAATAAATTCTACAAAATAAAAATTGACTTTGCAGAAGGTGGAATTTCAAGTTTGATAGATAAAGACCTGAATGCTGAACTTGTGGATATTAAAAGTACCTATAAACTCGGAGAATTTATCTATGAACGCTTGAGCAACAGGTCGCAGATGGAGTCCCGTGTGCTCAACAATTTTACGAGAAAAGGTCTGGATTCTGTCTGGTATGATGGGTATGAAACGGGTGCTATCTGGAATACCATAAGATGTAAAGGAAATACCGTAGCGGCCAATGAAAAAGGGACTTATGTGTTTGAAATAAGGATATTTAATGATGTGAAACGTATAGATTTGTTTTATGCCATTGACAAAAAGCTGGAAACGGCACCTGAAGGTATTTATATAGCATTTCCTTTTGCAATGGATGGTGGGCAGTTGGCATTTGATGTACAGGGCGGAGAGGTCAGAGCCGGAATCGACCAGATACCCGGATCATCCAATGACTGGAATACGGTACAAAACTATGCGCGACTTTATGACAAAAACGGTCAGGTATTGTTGTCTTCATCTGAAATGCCACTCATGCAGTTTGGTGCCATCAACACCGGCAGGTACAAGGCCGGCGCGAAACCTGAGCGCACACACATCTTTGGATGGCCCATGAACAATTATTGGGTGACCAATTTTAATGCATATCAGTTTGGAGGCCATGAATGGATGTACACCATATCAGGGGTTAAAAATCCATCTGCTACAGAAGCTGTCAGATTCGGATGGGGAAAAAGAACTCCTTTCCTGAGCAGGGTATTACCGGGTGGAGGCACAGGTGGATCTGATTGGTCAGGTAGTTTTTTAAAAGGATGGGCCGATAATTTGTTGTTGGTCAGTGCTATTCCTGGGGCTGATGGCAAGTCAGCCATCTTACACCTTAGGGAAACTGAGAGCAAAAATGCAGTTCTTCGCTTGTACAATGGAAAATCAGAAAAACCCATTAATTTGATTCAAACTGATGTCACCGGAGAGCCAGTAAAAAATGGCAACAATGTGTTTAATCCACTTGAAAGTAAGTTTTTCAGGGTGATGATTAAGGAATAG
- a CDS encoding TonB-dependent receptor — protein sequence MIKTEQKALDINLNDPIYGTFAEIGAGQEVARNFFQAGAAAGTIAKTMSAYDKTYSDAIYGAEPSGRYVSEARLYKMLHHEWSLMEERLSKTRPDATFFVFADTVQAINYTRTIKGNGWMGLRFRLKPDGPVNDMVLHVKMLDTNNRLQQEAIGVLGVNMIYASFYCNDDPEKMVRSLVDNIKDRVSIDLLRINGEDFNYFDKRILSLYLVKHKLTSVAMFDINKTGIHPSEFLYKEALMVIRGNFRPPTLVTLDAISCSYAQFRAETKLADEKLNLMMELTMDRLKTDDDEVNEKDFLERADMLSALGHNVLLSDCVNHEMLINYLNDYKISHLGLVIGARELKKIISEKFEQNQDGRLLVAFGELFSQNIRVYVYPAQNQDDDSISTAETLQVPEGIKFLYKYLLDSKQIVPVTAFNKNILNIYPHDVLQEIKENIKGWETKLPASLAQLIKSQKLFSYKGDC from the coding sequence ATGATAAAAACCGAGCAGAAAGCCCTGGACATCAACCTGAATGATCCGATTTACGGCACTTTTGCCGAGATAGGAGCCGGTCAGGAAGTAGCAAGAAACTTTTTTCAGGCCGGGGCAGCCGCAGGGACCATCGCCAAAACAATGTCAGCATACGACAAAACCTATTCAGATGCTATTTATGGTGCAGAACCATCAGGCAGGTATGTTTCAGAAGCCAGACTTTACAAAATGTTGCATCATGAGTGGAGCCTGATGGAAGAAAGGCTGAGTAAAACCCGACCGGATGCGACATTTTTTGTGTTTGCAGATACTGTTCAAGCTATCAATTATACCCGTACTATCAAAGGAAATGGCTGGATGGGTTTAAGATTCAGATTGAAGCCCGATGGCCCTGTCAACGATATGGTATTGCATGTAAAAATGCTGGATACTAACAACAGGCTTCAACAGGAAGCCATAGGTGTCCTTGGGGTAAATATGATTTATGCTTCATTTTATTGTAATGATGATCCGGAGAAAATGGTCAGGTCTCTCGTCGATAATATCAAGGATCGCGTCAGCATCGATCTGCTCAGAATCAACGGAGAAGATTTCAATTATTTTGACAAAAGGATCTTATCCCTTTACTTGGTGAAACATAAGCTTACATCGGTAGCTATGTTTGACATCAACAAGACGGGAATACATCCTTCTGAATTTTTGTATAAGGAGGCGCTCATGGTCATCCGAGGCAATTTTAGACCCCCTACGCTGGTAACACTCGATGCTATCAGTTGCAGCTATGCCCAATTCAGGGCAGAAACAAAACTGGCCGACGAAAAACTAAACCTTATGATGGAGCTTACGATGGACAGGCTCAAAACAGACGATGATGAAGTAAACGAAAAGGATTTTCTCGAGAGAGCTGACATGCTCAGTGCATTGGGTCACAATGTTTTACTCTCTGATTGTGTCAACCATGAAATGCTGATCAACTACCTCAATGATTATAAAATTTCCCATCTCGGATTGGTAATTGGTGCTCGGGAATTGAAAAAAATCATATCTGAAAAATTTGAACAAAATCAGGACGGAAGATTGTTGGTGGCCTTCGGTGAACTGTTCAGTCAGAATATCCGCGTGTACGTATATCCTGCTCAAAATCAAGATGACGACTCTATTTCCACAGCAGAAACGCTTCAGGTTCCTGAGGGCATTAAGTTCTTGTACAAATACCTTCTCGACAGCAAGCAAATAGTCCCTGTGACAGCATTCAATAAAAATATTCTCAATATCTATCCGCATGATGTCCTTCAGGAAATCAAAGAAAATATAAAAGGATGGGAAACAAAATTACCAGCATCATTGGCACAACTTATCAAATCGCAAAAATTGTTTAGTTATAAAGGTGATTGTTGA